One genomic region from Conexibacter woesei DSM 14684 encodes:
- a CDS encoding FtsX-like permease family protein — translation MRLRNLLFLSAQRTRSHALQELLALAGIAVGVGLVFAVLVANASVAGSVRELARGIVGDGTLQLTARGTRGLDAGVARDVARLPEVATSAAMIETRVELRGPRGSRTTTLLGADGDAGAVGGPLLRELAPPRPALSEAVALTSSTARDLGVRAGERVRVTAAGHSREAPVAVVLGRDRIGSLAGSPLVLAPLGFAQRLAGLRGRVTRVLAEPRPGRATALRARLERLATGDVTTGTEEARRLGHAMGPNDRATALFAAVSALVGLLLAFNAMLLTVPERRRFISDLRVDGLGDATVVRLVVVDALVLGTAASAVGLLLGELLSRSVFDAVPGYIALAFTVGEQRVVTAAALLVAVGGGIAATVLAALRPLADVASRRPLDAVRRDEERGDDGRLPRRRLLACGVATGAAATLLLALAPATALAVFGLLVVAMGLTIPAALAGVLRLLRLLSRRLRSPVLVVSLGELRASPTRSLALAATAALAVFGSVAVEGSHRDLLDGIDSDARGMSGQADLWVMGAQPDNALLTADFRLSGRRLAALAQVPGVAALRPYRAALLDVDGARAWVLGPPADGAPPLLRSQLAVPGQLAVATRRLRAGGWVALSRELVERRGLRVGDAVSLPTPRAVPLRLAAVLTNIAWSGGGAVMGGEDFRRAWGGARVGALQIELAPGAAAGATAAALRRALPPGAGLRVATAAQRRRLMTGTAAQGLDRLTQIAALVLIAGALALAAALGAVAWARRPRLAALKLTGFGDGAVWRALLLESAIVLGVGCSIGVAFGLAGQYVLTYWLRVVAGFPTSYAVAGWLALAVFAGVTAVAGAIAALPGWAAARVSPLLSTREE, via the coding sequence ATGCGGCTGCGCAACCTGCTCTTCCTGTCAGCTCAGCGGACGCGCTCGCACGCGCTGCAGGAGCTGCTCGCGCTCGCCGGGATCGCCGTCGGCGTCGGGCTCGTCTTCGCCGTCCTGGTCGCGAACGCCAGCGTCGCCGGCTCGGTGCGCGAGCTGGCGAGAGGGATCGTCGGCGACGGCACGCTGCAGCTCACCGCGCGCGGCACGCGCGGGCTCGACGCCGGCGTGGCGCGCGACGTCGCGCGGCTGCCGGAGGTCGCGACGAGCGCCGCGATGATCGAGACGCGCGTCGAGCTGCGCGGCCCGCGCGGGTCGCGCACGACGACGCTGCTCGGCGCCGACGGCGACGCCGGCGCGGTCGGCGGGCCGCTGTTGCGCGAGCTGGCGCCGCCGCGACCGGCGCTCAGCGAAGCGGTCGCGCTGACGTCGAGCACGGCGCGGGATCTCGGCGTGCGGGCCGGCGAGCGGGTGCGCGTGACGGCCGCCGGGCACAGCCGCGAGGCGCCCGTCGCTGTCGTGCTCGGCCGCGACCGGATCGGGTCGCTCGCCGGCAGCCCGCTCGTGCTCGCGCCGCTCGGCTTCGCGCAGCGCCTCGCCGGTCTGCGCGGCCGCGTCACGCGGGTGCTGGCGGAGCCGCGGCCGGGTCGCGCCACGGCGCTGCGCGCGCGGCTGGAGCGACTCGCCACCGGCGATGTCACGACCGGCACCGAGGAGGCACGTCGGCTCGGGCACGCGATGGGTCCCAACGACCGCGCGACAGCGCTGTTCGCGGCCGTCAGTGCCCTCGTCGGGCTGCTGCTGGCGTTCAACGCGATGCTGCTGACGGTGCCGGAGCGGCGCCGCTTCATCTCCGACCTGCGCGTCGACGGGCTCGGCGACGCGACGGTCGTGCGGCTCGTCGTCGTCGACGCGCTCGTGCTCGGCACGGCCGCCTCCGCAGTCGGGCTGCTGCTCGGCGAGCTGCTGTCGCGTTCCGTCTTCGACGCGGTCCCCGGCTACATCGCGCTTGCGTTCACCGTCGGCGAGCAGCGCGTCGTGACCGCCGCGGCGCTGCTCGTCGCGGTCGGCGGCGGAATCGCCGCGACGGTCCTCGCCGCGCTGCGCCCGCTCGCCGACGTCGCCTCGCGACGGCCGCTCGACGCCGTCCGTCGCGACGAGGAGCGCGGCGACGACGGCCGTCTGCCGCGCCGCCGACTGCTCGCGTGCGGCGTCGCCACGGGCGCCGCCGCGACACTGCTGCTGGCGCTCGCTCCGGCGACCGCGCTCGCGGTGTTCGGGCTGCTCGTCGTGGCGATGGGGCTGACGATCCCGGCGGCCCTTGCCGGCGTGCTGCGGCTGCTGCGGCTGCTCAGCCGCCGCCTCCGCAGCCCGGTGCTCGTCGTCTCGCTCGGCGAGCTGCGCGCCTCGCCGACCCGCTCGCTCGCGCTCGCCGCGACCGCTGCGCTCGCCGTCTTCGGCAGCGTCGCAGTCGAGGGCTCGCACCGCGACCTGCTCGACGGGATCGACAGCGACGCGCGCGGGATGAGCGGCCAGGCCGACCTGTGGGTGATGGGCGCGCAGCCTGACAACGCGCTGCTGACGGCCGACTTCCGGCTCTCCGGCCGCCGTCTCGCCGCGCTTGCGCAGGTGCCGGGCGTGGCCGCGCTGCGGCCGTATCGCGCGGCGCTGCTCGACGTCGACGGCGCGCGCGCGTGGGTGCTCGGCCCGCCGGCCGACGGGGCGCCGCCGCTGCTGCGCAGCCAGCTCGCCGTCCCCGGCCAGCTTGCGGTCGCGACGCGGCGGCTGCGCGCGGGCGGCTGGGTCGCGCTGTCGCGCGAGCTGGTCGAGCGGCGTGGGCTGCGCGTCGGCGACGCGGTGTCGCTGCCGACCCCACGCGCCGTGCCGCTGCGACTCGCGGCCGTGCTGACGAACATCGCCTGGAGCGGCGGCGGGGCGGTGATGGGCGGCGAGGACTTCCGTCGCGCGTGGGGCGGCGCGCGCGTCGGCGCGCTCCAGATCGAGCTGGCGCCCGGCGCGGCAGCGGGCGCGACGGCGGCCGCGCTTCGGCGCGCGCTCCCGCCCGGCGCGGGCCTGCGGGTCGCGACGGCGGCGCAGCGGCGGCGGCTGATGACAGGGACGGCGGCGCAGGGGCTCGACCGCCTCACGCAGATCGCCGCGCTCGTGCTGATCGCCGGCGCGCTCGCGCTCGCCGCGGCGCTCGGCGCGGTCGCGTGGGCGCGGCGTCCGCGCCTGGCGGCGCTGAAGCTGACCGGCTTCGGCGACGGCGCCGTCTGGCGGGCGCTGCTGCTGGAGAGCGCGATCGTGCTCGGCGTCGGCTGCTCGATCGGCGTCGCGTTCGGTCTCGCGGGCCAGTACGTGCTGACGTACTGGCTGCGGGTCGTCGCGGGCTTCCCGACCTCCTACGCGGTCGCCGGCTGGCTGGCGCTGGCCGTCTTCGCGGGCGTGACCGCGGTCGCCGGCGCGATCGCCGCGCTGCCGGGCTGGGCCGCCGCACGCGTGTCGCCGCTGCTGAGCACGCGCGAGGAGTGA
- a CDS encoding sensor domain-containing phosphodiesterase, translating to MTDEPGILVSAVYQPVYELESGGVIGYEALARGPQGGELERPDALLSAARRAGLVSQVDWECRLAAVSGALDAGLDRSTTLFVNMEPEAVGGTANGDGRAPELWRRAEESLSVAVELPAAALRSQPRELVRAADACRDRGWTVVLDDVGADRDSLAVLPLVAPDAIKLDMRAASAAGSPALADVATAVWAEQERTGAAIVAEGIETEAELEQARGVGATLGQGWLWGRPGDIPDQSAQREAGVASGLHPEQRRSAPSGTPFELLSAARPARTGRVPLLTSMSRHLERAARGIGAGAIVLAGFQDASRFAGRTRERYRKLADEATLVAVLGAGIAAQPARGVHGTDVAEDDPLRREWSVVVLSPHYAAALVGRDRGDDVADRERSFDFVLTHDRELVVAAARSLAVRLS from the coding sequence ATGACTGATGAACCGGGGATACTCGTCAGCGCCGTTTACCAGCCGGTCTACGAGCTGGAGAGCGGCGGAGTGATCGGCTACGAGGCGCTCGCACGTGGCCCGCAGGGCGGCGAGCTGGAGCGCCCCGACGCGCTGCTGTCGGCGGCGCGCCGCGCCGGGCTCGTCTCGCAGGTCGACTGGGAGTGCCGCCTCGCCGCCGTCTCCGGCGCGCTCGACGCCGGCCTCGACCGCTCGACGACGCTGTTCGTGAACATGGAGCCCGAGGCCGTCGGCGGCACCGCCAACGGCGACGGCCGCGCGCCGGAGCTGTGGCGTCGGGCGGAGGAGTCGCTGTCGGTCGCCGTCGAGCTGCCCGCCGCGGCGCTGCGCTCGCAGCCGCGCGAGCTGGTGCGCGCCGCGGACGCCTGCCGCGACCGCGGCTGGACCGTCGTGCTCGACGACGTCGGCGCCGACCGCGACTCGCTCGCGGTGCTGCCGCTCGTCGCGCCCGACGCGATCAAGCTCGACATGCGCGCCGCCAGCGCCGCGGGCAGTCCCGCGCTCGCCGACGTCGCGACCGCGGTGTGGGCGGAGCAGGAGCGGACCGGCGCGGCGATCGTCGCGGAGGGGATCGAGACCGAGGCCGAGCTGGAGCAGGCGCGCGGCGTCGGGGCGACGCTCGGCCAGGGCTGGCTGTGGGGCCGCCCCGGCGACATCCCCGACCAGTCGGCTCAGCGCGAGGCCGGCGTCGCCAGCGGCCTGCATCCCGAGCAGCGCCGCAGCGCGCCGAGCGGCACGCCGTTCGAGCTGCTGAGCGCCGCGCGCCCGGCGCGGACCGGGCGCGTCCCGCTGCTGACGTCGATGAGCCGCCACCTCGAACGCGCCGCGCGCGGCATCGGCGCCGGCGCGATCGTGCTCGCCGGCTTCCAGGACGCGTCGCGGTTCGCGGGCCGCACGCGCGAGCGCTACCGCAAGCTCGCGGACGAGGCGACGCTCGTCGCGGTCCTCGGCGCCGGAATAGCCGCGCAGCCGGCCCGCGGCGTGCACGGGACCGACGTCGCCGAGGACGACCCGCTGCGGCGCGAGTGGAGCGTCGTCGTGCTCTCGCCGCACTACGCTGCCGCGCTCGTCGGCCGTGACCGCGGCGACGACGTCGCCGACCGCGAGCGCAGCTTCGACTTCGTCCTGACACACGACCGCGAGCTGGTCGTCGCGGCCGCCCGCTCGCTCGCGGTGCGGCTGAGCTGA